A single window of Synechococcus sp. CBW1004 DNA harbors:
- the fba gene encoding class II fructose-bisphosphate aldolase (catalyzes the reversible aldol condensation of dihydroxyacetonephosphate and glyceraldehyde 3-phosphate in the Calvin cycle, glycolysis, and/or gluconeogenesis), which produces MALVPLRLLLDHAAENGYGIPAFNVNNLEQVQSIMEAAYETDSPVILQASRGARQYAGENFLRHLILAAVETYPDIPVVMHQDHGNSPATCFGAAANGFTSVMMDGSLMADAKTPASYEYNVAVTKEVVDVAHAIGVSVEGELGCLGSLETGMGEAEDGHGFEGKLDHSQLLTDPAEAADFVAKTKVDALAIAIGTSHGAYKFTRKPTGEVLAISRIAEIHKAIPNTHLVMHGSSSVPQEWLDMINKYGGAIPETYGVPVEEIQEGIRNGVRKVNIDTDNRLAFTAAVREAAAKDPANFDPRHFNKPARQYMKQVCLDRYQQFWCAGNASKIKQRDINYYAGLYAKGELDPKTAVAA; this is translated from the coding sequence ATGGCGCTCGTCCCGCTTCGGCTGCTGCTCGACCACGCCGCTGAGAACGGCTACGGCATCCCTGCTTTCAACGTCAACAACCTGGAGCAGGTGCAGTCGATCATGGAGGCTGCCTATGAAACCGACTCTCCGGTGATTCTGCAGGCCTCCCGCGGCGCCCGCCAGTACGCCGGCGAGAACTTCCTGCGTCACCTGATCCTGGCCGCAGTGGAAACCTACCCGGATATCCCGGTGGTGATGCACCAGGACCACGGCAACAGCCCCGCCACCTGCTTCGGTGCAGCTGCCAACGGCTTTACCTCGGTGATGATGGACGGCTCGCTGATGGCCGATGCCAAGACCCCTGCCAGCTACGAGTACAACGTGGCGGTCACCAAGGAAGTGGTGGATGTGGCCCACGCCATCGGCGTGAGCGTGGAGGGTGAGCTGGGCTGCCTCGGCTCTCTGGAGACCGGCATGGGCGAGGCTGAGGACGGCCACGGCTTCGAGGGCAAGCTCGATCACAGCCAGCTGCTGACCGACCCCGCCGAGGCCGCCGATTTCGTGGCCAAGACCAAGGTCGATGCCCTGGCGATCGCCATCGGCACCAGCCACGGCGCCTACAAGTTCACCCGGAAGCCCACCGGTGAAGTGCTGGCCATCAGCCGCATCGCCGAGATCCACAAGGCCATCCCCAACACCCACCTGGTGATGCATGGCTCCTCCTCGGTGCCCCAGGAGTGGCTGGACATGATCAACAAGTACGGCGGTGCCATCCCCGAGACCTACGGCGTGCCCGTGGAGGAGATCCAGGAAGGCATCCGCAACGGCGTGCGCAAGGTGAACATCGACACCGACAACCGCCTCGCCTTCACCGCCGCGGTGCGTGAAGCCGCCGCCAAGGATCCCGCCAACTTCGATCCCCGCCACTTCAACAAGCCGGCCCGCCAGTACATGAAGCAGGTCTGCCTTGATCGCTACCAGCAATTCTGGTGCGCCGGCAATGCCAGCAAGATCAAGCAGCGCGACATCAACTACTACGCGGGTCTGTACGCCAAGGGCGAACTCGACCCCAAGACCGCCGTCGCCGCCTGA